The DNA region GAAGCTGCGCCGCAACGTGCGGGCGCTCCACCCCGCGCTCGAACAATGGATGATCATCGAAGGATATGGCCGCACGCTGTCGCGGCCCGGGCTGGCGTTGCCGGTTCGTGAACTGTGCACCGTGGCGCAGATCGCCGTCCTCGATGCGCCGCGACAACTGCATTCGCACCTCCTTGGTGCAGTGCGTGCAGGCGCGTCGATCGAAGCGGTCGAGGCGACGCTCGGGCTGGTCCGACCGATGGTCCATCCGGCGGACCTGGCGGTGATCGAGGACCTCTGGGACAAGGTCCGATCCGCAGCGGTGGGCAGGTCGTGAGTTTCGTCGACTCGGTCGTGATCGAAGTGGCGGCGGGCGACGGTGGCGACGGCGCGTGTTCGTTCGCGCGGTTCAAGTACCGTCCGAAGGGCGGTCCTGACGGCGGCGACGGCGGCAGCGGCGGCTCCATCTACGTTCGCGCCGAAGCGAACCTGTCGACGCTGCTCGACTATCGATATCACGCCGTCTGGCGCTCCGATCGCGGTGTGCATGGCAAGGGAAAAACGAAGACCGGCGCGTCGGCGGCCGACGTGATCCTCCCCGTTCCGCCGGGAACGGTCGTCGAGGATGAGGCCACCGGCGCCCGGCTTGGCGATCTAGTCGATGCAGGCGATCAGGTCCTGGTTGCCCGTGGCGGGCGCGGTGGCCGGGGGAATGCGAGATTCACGTCGTCAACCCACCAGGCGCCGCGTGAATGGGAACCGGGTGGGAAGGGTGAAGCGCGCCGCCTGGTATTCACGCTGAAGCTGATCGCCGACGTCGGTCTCGTCGGCGAACCCAATGCGGGAAAGAGTACCCTCCTCTCGGTCATCAGTGCCGCGCGTCCCAAGATCGCGGACTATCCCTTCACCACGCTCGAGCCAAACCTCGGCGTCGTCGGTTTGTCGGGATCGCGGAGTTTTGTCGTCGCCGATATCCCGGGGATCATCGAGGGTGCTCACGCGGGAAAGGGATTGGGGCTGCGCTTTCTCCGCCATGTCGAGCGGACCCGCGTGCTGGCATATCTCGTCCCGCTCGACCAGGACGATGCTGATGCGGTCTACCGGCGGCTCCGTCGCGAAGTCGCGCTGTACAGCGAAGAACTCGCCGCCAAGCCGCATCTGGTTGTCCTGACGAAGCGCGATACGCTGGACCCGTCGACGCCATTGCCGGCGATCGACGCACCCGACGCGCTGCGCGTCATGGCGATCTCCAGCGTGTCGCGAAGCGGTCTCGACGAATTGACTGAAGTCCTGTGGACCGTGGTGCAGCACGTCCGGGCCACGAGCGACGATGATGAGGATGATGCAGATGACGACGGACTCGACCAGCGGAGGGCAACAGACTCAGAGCTCTGATCCCGAGGATCGCCTCGCGTACATCACGCTGGGACTCGTCCCCGGCCTCGGAGCGCGCCGGATCGGGCGACTCCTTTCACGATTCGGGAGCGCTCGCGCGGTGTTGGCAGCGAGCAGCCGCGACCTGGCGGCGCAACTCGGAATGACTCCCGCGGCTACCACATCGATCACCTCGGCTTCTGCGCGCCAAGCCCTTGCCATTCTCGCGACCGCGGAACAGC from Gemmatimonadales bacterium includes:
- the obgE gene encoding GTPase ObgE, with product MSFVDSVVIEVAAGDGGDGACSFARFKYRPKGGPDGGDGGSGGSIYVRAEANLSTLLDYRYHAVWRSDRGVHGKGKTKTGASAADVILPVPPGTVVEDEATGARLGDLVDAGDQVLVARGGRGGRGNARFTSSTHQAPREWEPGGKGEARRLVFTLKLIADVGLVGEPNAGKSTLLSVISAARPKIADYPFTTLEPNLGVVGLSGSRSFVVADIPGIIEGAHAGKGLGLRFLRHVERTRVLAYLVPLDQDDADAVYRRLRREVALYSEELAAKPHLVVLTKRDTLDPSTPLPAIDAPDALRVMAISSVSRSGLDELTEVLWTVVQHVRATSDDDEDDADDDGLDQRRATDSEL